In a genomic window of Oncorhynchus kisutch isolate 150728-3 linkage group LG9, Okis_V2, whole genome shotgun sequence:
- the LOC109896566 gene encoding anoctamin-6, whose protein sequence is MDYVSEIELEGDTEIEMGMIEDVVYSQEFLPTFETIPEGASVPKVEKAEFNGKSDSLFFNDGVRRIDFVLVYEDEDMKEIDKNRTFQKRKQRREYFEASLMKMGMELEAARSVVDEKLLFVKVHMPWDVLCTYAEVLHIKLPIQPNDLSTTSSPFNFLSCITRHFYPSEDLIAKETEYFTAPFEKDRLEYFYVKDRDLFFTPSMRSRMAYYILSRAPYEVRGNIKKFGVTKLLDGGVYKAAYPLHDCRFNVRSKEEECPNERYLLYNEWAHPKSFYKMQPLDLIRKYYGEKIGIYFAWLGFYTAMLALAAIVGLGCFIYGYTTQETSTWSKEVCDPLIGGNIVMCPQCDKECTYWRLNSTCESSKKLCIFDNYGTLVFAVFMAIWVTVFLEFWKRYQAELEYEWDTVEFLEQEEQPRPEYEAKCNHERINPVTRVKEKVPYTACGRCIRVSLGIGTVLFWIVLILASVVAIIVYRLAVFFSFSTRLQSDLKELEPFKEYVTAQMATSVTASVISFVVIMVLNILYERVAIWITDFELPRTKTDYENSLTLKMFLFQFVNYYSSCFYIAFAKGKVVGYPGQPVYLLGKYRNEECDPGGCLIELTTQLTVIMGGKAIWNNIQEVLLPWMKNLIFRYCTRVGSEKVIPRWEQDYQLQPIGKLGLFYEYLEMVIQFGFVTLFVASFPLAPVLALVNNLFEIRVDAWKIITQFRRMVPEKAQDIGAWQPILQGVAILAVASNAMIIAFTSDMIPRLVYYWSFSVYPYGEHSSHTMQGYINNTLSVFDIQDFSNKSRPLQTPYWFNNSTTCRYRDFRYPPGHHRQYEYSIYYWHVIAAKMAFIIVVEHIVYLTKFVLSYVIPDVPYTVREQIKREKYLSQVILHETNLKLVTKRLKPVGDKILKHNEDKEEEIMDLYF, encoded by the exons ATGGATTATGTGTCCGAAATAGAATTAGAGGGCGACACGGAGATCGAGATGGGTATGATAGAGGACGTCG TCTATTCTCAGGAGTTTTTGCCAACCTTTGAGACTATACCTGAGGGGGCATCAGTGCCCAAAGTGGAGAAG GCTGAGTTCAACGGCAAATCTGACTCTCTGTTCTTCAATGATGGGGTTAGACGGATCGACTTTGTCTTAGTCTATGAAGATGAGGACATGAAGGAGATCGACAAGAATAGAACGTTCCAGAAACGTAAA CAACGGAGAGAGTACTTTGAGGCCAGCTTGATGAAGATGGGGATGGAACTAGAGGCTGCCAGATCT GTGGTAGATGAGAAGCTGTTGTTCGTCAAGGTGCACATGCCCTGGGACGTGCTATGTACCTACGCCGAGGTCCTCCACATCAAGCTGCCCATTCAGCCCAATGATCTGTCCACCACGTCCTCACCCTTCAACTTCCTCAGCTGCATCACCAGACACTTCTACCCCAGCGAGGACCTCATAGCCAAGGAGACGGAGTACTTCACTGCCCCGTTCGAGAAGGACAGGCTGGAGTACTTCTACGTGAAGGACCGGGACCTCTTCTTCACCCCGTCCATGAGGAGTAGAATG GCCTACTACATCCTTAGCCGAGCCCCCTATGAGGTGCGAGGGAACATCAAGAAGTTTGGTGTCACCAAGCTGCTCGATGGGGGGGTGTACAAGGCTGCTTATCCCTTACATGAT TGCAGATTCAACGTCAGGTCGAAGGAAGAGGAGTGCCCCAATGAGAGATACCTCCTGTATAACGAGTGGGCTCACCCTAAAAGTTTCTATAAGATGCAGCCACTTGATCTTATAAG AAAGTATTATGGGGAGAAGATTGGAATTTACTTTGCTTGGCTGGGCTTCTATACAGCCATGCTGGCCCTCGCTGCCATTGTTGGACTTGGCTGTTTCATTTATGGGTACACGACTCAAGAAACAAGCACCTGGAG CAAAGAGGTGTGCGACCCTTTGATTGGAGGAAATATTGTGATGTGTCCGCAGTGTGATAAGGAGTGCACATACTGGAGGCTCAACAGCACCTGTGAATCTTCTAAA AAACTATGCATATTTGATAACTATGGGACACTGGTGTTTGCTGTCTTTATGGCCATTTGGG TGACCGTGTTTCTGGAGTTCTGGAAGCGCTACCAGGCAGAGCTGGAGTATGAGTGGGACACCGTGGAGTTCCTGGAGCAGGAGGAGCAACCTCGTCCCGAGTATGAGGCCAAGTGTAACCACGAGAGAATCAACCCTGTCACACGG GTAAAAGAGAAAGTACCTTATACAGCCTGTGGACGGTGTATAAGAGTGTCTTTAGGAATCGGGACCGTCTTATTTTGG ATTGTGTTGATCCTAGCGTCAGTGGTGGCCATCATCGTATACCGACTGGCAGTATTCTTCTCATTTTCGACAAGACTCCAGTCTGACCTAAAGGAGCTCGAACCGTTTAAGGAGTATGTGACCGCCCAAATGGCCACCTCTGTCACTGCTTCTGTCATCAGCTTCGTAGTAATCATGGTGCTCAACATCCTGTATGAGAGGGTTGCCATCTGGATCACTGACTTCG AGCTACCAAGGACCAAGACGGATTATGAGAACAGTCTGACTCTGAAGATGTTCCTGTTCCAGTTTGTCAACTACTACTCCTCCTGCTTCTACATTGCCTTTGCCAAAGGGAAAGTGGTTGGTTACCCTGGGCAACCTGTTTACCTGCTGGGCAAGTACAGGAATGAGGAG TGTGATCCAGGAGGATGTCTGATTGAGTTGACAACCCAGCTCACTGTCATCATGGGCGGTAAAGCCATCTGGAATAACATTCAGGAGGTGTTGCTGCC GTGGATGAAGAATTTGATATTCCGCTACTGCACACGTGTGGGGTCTGAAAAGGTGATTCCTCGCTGGGAGCAGGACTATCAGCTGCAGCCCATTGGGAAGCTGGGCCTCTTCTATGAATACCTGGAGATGG TGATCCAGTTTGGTTTTGTGACTCTGTTCGTGGCCTCCTTCCCCCTGGCTCCTGTCCTGGCTCTGGTCAATAACCTCTTCGAGATCCGGGTGGACGCCTGGAAGATCATCACCCAGTTCCGCCGCATGGTTCCAGAGAAGGCCCAAGACATCGGGGCGTGGCAACCCATTCTCCAAGGTGTCGCCATCTTGGCTGTGGCATCAAAT gCCATGATCATTGCCTTCACATCAGACATGATCCCACGATTGGTTTACTACTGGTCTTTCTCTGTGTATCCCTATGGAGAGCATTCCAGTCACACCATGCAGGGCTACATCAACAACACGCTCTCTGTGTTCGACATCCAGGACTTCTCCAACAAGAGCCGGCCCTTGCAAACACCTTACTGGTTCAATAACAGCACCACCTGCAG ATATCGAGATTTCAGATACCCACCAGGACACCACAGACAATAtgaatacagtatctactactGGCATGTGATAGCTGCCAAGATGGCTTTCATAATAGTTGTAGAG CACATTGTATACCTGACCAAGTTCGTTCTGTCCTACGTGATCCCGGACGTGCCTTACACAGTGAGGGAACAGATCAAACGAGAGAAGTACTTGAGCCAGGTCATCCTTCACGAGACCAACCTCAAACTGGTGACCAAACGCTTAAAGCCTGTCGGTGATAAGATACTTAAACACAatgaggacaaggaggaggagatTATGGACCTTTACTTTTAA